A genome region from Pseudomonas sp. S06B 330 includes the following:
- the mdlC gene encoding benzoylformate decarboxylase, whose product MKTVHRASYDILRQHGLTTIFGNPGSNELPFLKGFPDDFRYILGLHEGAVVGMADGYALATGQPTFVNLHAAAGTGNGMGALTNAWYSHSPLVITAGQQVRSMIGVEAMLANVDAAQLPKPLVKWSHEPASAQDVPRTLSQAIHMASLPPRGPVYVSIPYDDWACEAPAGVEHLARRQVASAGLPSVAQLEQLCAHLAAARNPVLVLGPDVDGSAANHLAVQLAEKLRMPAWVAPSASRCPFPTRHACFRGVLPAAIAGISRCLADHDLILVVGAPVFRYHQYAPGDYLPANCQLLHITCDAGEAARAPMGDALVGDIAQTLAALVDSVPYVDRAMPTALPNAQPVAEEGGLLRPETVFDLINALAPKDAIYVKESTSTVGAFWQRVEMREPGSYFFPAAGGLGFGLPAAVGVQLATSARRVIGIIGDGSANYGITALWTAAQYNIPVVFIILKNGTYGALRWFADVLNVSDAPGLDVPGLDFCAIAQGYGVHAVHAATGAEFARAFSEALAGNRPVLIEVPTHTIEP is encoded by the coding sequence ATGAAAACGGTTCACCGCGCCTCCTATGACATTCTCCGCCAGCACGGCCTGACCACGATTTTCGGCAACCCAGGCTCCAACGAGCTGCCGTTTCTCAAGGGCTTTCCAGACGATTTTCGCTACATCCTCGGCCTGCACGAAGGCGCGGTGGTAGGCATGGCCGATGGCTATGCCCTGGCCACGGGCCAGCCGACTTTCGTCAACTTGCATGCCGCCGCCGGCACCGGCAATGGCATGGGCGCACTGACCAATGCCTGGTACTCCCACAGCCCGCTGGTGATTACTGCCGGCCAGCAAGTACGCTCAATGATCGGCGTGGAGGCGATGCTGGCCAACGTCGATGCCGCGCAACTGCCCAAGCCGTTGGTGAAGTGGAGCCACGAGCCGGCCTCGGCGCAGGATGTGCCACGCACACTGAGCCAGGCGATTCACATGGCCAGCCTGCCGCCCAGAGGGCCTGTGTATGTGTCGATTCCGTATGACGACTGGGCCTGTGAGGCGCCGGCCGGGGTCGAGCACCTGGCCCGGCGTCAGGTGGCCAGTGCTGGCTTACCTTCGGTCGCGCAACTGGAACAGCTCTGCGCGCATCTGGCAGCGGCGCGTAATCCGGTGTTGGTGCTGGGGCCGGACGTTGATGGCAGCGCGGCCAACCACCTTGCGGTGCAACTTGCCGAGAAGCTGCGCATGCCGGCCTGGGTGGCGCCTTCGGCATCGCGTTGTCCGTTTCCGACACGTCACGCCTGTTTTCGCGGGGTGCTGCCCGCCGCGATTGCGGGTATCAGCCGCTGCCTGGCCGATCATGACCTGATCCTGGTAGTGGGGGCGCCGGTGTTTCGCTATCACCAGTACGCGCCGGGCGACTATTTGCCTGCCAATTGCCAGTTGCTGCACATCACCTGCGATGCAGGGGAGGCTGCACGTGCGCCGATGGGCGATGCCCTGGTCGGCGATATTGCCCAGACCCTCGCGGCGCTGGTCGACAGTGTGCCGTACGTCGATCGGGCCATGCCAACGGCCTTGCCCAACGCCCAGCCGGTGGCCGAGGAGGGCGGCTTGTTGCGCCCGGAAACGGTGTTTGATCTGATCAACGCGCTGGCCCCCAAGGATGCCATCTACGTCAAGGAATCCACCTCCACCGTCGGCGCGTTCTGGCAGCGCGTGGAAATGCGCGAACCGGGTAGCTACTTCTTTCCGGCTGCCGGCGGTCTCGGCTTCGGCTTGCCGGCGGCAGTCGGCGTGCAACTGGCGACAAGCGCGCGACGTGTCATCGGCATCATCGGCGACGGTTCGGCGAACTACGGCATCACCGCCTTGTGGACAGCCGCGCAGTACAACATTCCGGTGGTGTTCATCATTCTCAAGAACGGTACCTATGGTGCCCTGCGCTGGTTTGCCGATGTGCTCAACGTCAGCGATGCGCCAGGGCTGGACGTGCCAGGCCTGGATTTTTGCGCCATCGCCCAGGGTTACGGCGTCCACGCGGTGCATGCGGCGACCGGGGCAGAATTTGCCCGTGCGTTCAGTGA
- a CDS encoding LysR family transcriptional regulator, producing the protein MSHIDLNLIRTFVTLYEARSVTLAAERLFVTQPSVSYGLARLRELFGDPLFSRTRDGIQPTFVADQLYTTLRDSLTRIESAVQSTRVFDPGTTERRFRIALSDLGEMGFLPLILARLNREAPHAEVEVLPLQVDQVGEWLACGKIDAAICRPPVPGTRSQVLMRERYVCLLSADHPRIERELSLEQFVAERHITVTRTTGHGSVEDVLNSMQVQRRISLQVPHFSVLPKIIPGTDLLAVLPAQIARLFVQEGGLKMLELPFQVAEFNVSLNWHPNSDNAAALQWFCTTVAEAIIDGQA; encoded by the coding sequence ATGAGCCATATCGACCTGAACCTGATCCGCACCTTCGTCACCCTCTACGAAGCCCGCAGCGTGACCCTGGCTGCCGAGCGCCTGTTCGTCACCCAACCCTCGGTCAGCTACGGCCTGGCGCGGCTGCGTGAGCTGTTTGGCGACCCTCTGTTCAGTCGCACCCGCGACGGTATCCAACCCACCTTTGTCGCCGACCAGCTGTACACCACACTGCGCGACTCGCTGACCCGCATCGAAAGTGCGGTGCAGAGCACCCGCGTTTTCGACCCGGGTACCACCGAGCGCAGGTTTCGCATTGCCCTCTCGGACCTGGGTGAAATGGGTTTCTTGCCGCTCATCCTCGCGCGCCTGAACCGCGAAGCGCCGCACGCCGAAGTCGAGGTGCTGCCGTTGCAGGTAGACCAGGTCGGTGAGTGGCTGGCTTGCGGCAAGATTGACGCCGCCATCTGCCGCCCGCCGGTGCCTGGCACCCGTAGTCAGGTACTGATGCGCGAGCGCTATGTCTGCCTGTTGAGCGCCGACCACCCACGCATCGAGCGCGAGCTGAGCCTTGAACAGTTCGTTGCTGAGCGTCATATCACCGTCACCCGCACCACCGGTCACGGCAGCGTCGAAGATGTGTTGAACAGCATGCAGGTGCAGCGGCGGATCAGCTTGCAGGTCCCACATTTTTCGGTGCTGCCGAAGATCATTCCCGGTACCGACTTGCTCGCTGTCCTGCCTGCGCAGATCGCCCGGCTGTTCGTTCAGGAAGGCGGGTTGAAAATGCTGGAGTTGCCCTTTCAGGTGGCCGAGTTCAACGTCTCGCTGAACTGGCACCCCAACAGTGACAACGCCGCCGCCCTGCAGTGGTTCTGCACCACGGTCGCTGAGGCGATCATCGACGGCCAGGCCTAA
- a CDS encoding MFS transporter, translating to MTIDLKQRVDNDPMGRFQCLAIGICIVLNMIDGFDVLVMAFTAASVSAEWSLGGAQVGLLLSAGLFGMAAGSLFIAPWADRFGRRPLILFCLALSGVGMLLSALSQSPLQLALLRGLTGLGIGGILASSNVIASEYASKRWRGLAVSLQSTGYALGATLGGLLAVWLLSHWGWRSVFLFGGIVTLLVIPLVLLWLPESLDFLLARRPANALARVNHLAVRLGQPLLAQLPPLQVKEAGAATGFRRLLTPAMRRTTLLIWLLFFLVMFGFYFIMSWTPKLLVAAGLSAQQGITGGVLLSVGGILGAALIGGLSSRWPLTRVLSLFMLITAALLVLFVGSGSSILAALGLGLLIGLFSNGCVAGLYALSPVVYDASVRATGVGWGIGIGRIGAILSPTVAGVLLDDGWQPLHLYGVFAAVFVIAAGCLLLLKPAQTPVQPMMAGA from the coding sequence ATGACTATTGATCTCAAGCAGCGTGTCGATAACGACCCGATGGGTAGGTTCCAGTGCCTGGCCATCGGCATTTGTATTGTGCTGAATATGATCGACGGCTTTGACGTGTTGGTGATGGCATTCACTGCCGCCTCGGTTTCAGCAGAGTGGAGCCTGGGAGGGGCGCAGGTCGGCCTGTTGCTCAGTGCTGGCTTGTTCGGCATGGCTGCCGGTTCGCTGTTTATCGCCCCCTGGGCCGACCGCTTTGGCCGTCGCCCGTTGATCCTGTTTTGCCTTGCCCTGTCGGGCGTCGGTATGTTGCTTTCGGCGTTGAGCCAGAGCCCGCTGCAACTGGCGCTGTTGCGCGGCCTGACCGGGTTGGGCATCGGCGGCATTCTTGCCAGCAGTAATGTCATCGCCAGTGAATATGCCAGCAAGCGTTGGCGTGGGCTGGCGGTCAGCCTGCAGTCCACCGGTTATGCCCTGGGCGCGACCCTCGGCGGCCTGCTGGCGGTGTGGCTGTTGAGTCATTGGGGCTGGCGTTCGGTGTTCCTGTTTGGCGGCATTGTCACTTTGCTGGTGATCCCTCTGGTGTTGCTGTGGTTGCCAGAATCGCTGGACTTTTTGTTGGCGCGGCGCCCGGCCAATGCGCTGGCGCGGGTCAATCACCTGGCCGTGCGGCTCGGGCAGCCGCTGCTGGCACAGCTGCCGCCGCTACAGGTCAAGGAGGCGGGTGCCGCGACCGGGTTCAGGCGGTTGCTGACACCTGCCATGCGCCGCACTACGTTGCTGATCTGGTTGCTGTTTTTCCTGGTGATGTTTGGCTTCTATTTCATCATGAGCTGGACCCCGAAGTTGCTCGTGGCCGCCGGCTTGTCGGCCCAGCAGGGCATCACTGGTGGGGTGCTGCTGAGCGTCGGCGGCATTCTTGGCGCGGCATTGATCGGCGGCTTGTCCTCGCGCTGGCCGCTTACCCGGGTGTTGTCATTGTTCATGCTGATCACCGCTGCGCTGCTGGTGCTGTTTGTCGGCAGCGGGTCATCGATCCTGGCGGCGCTGGGGCTCGGCTTGCTGATCGGGTTGTTCTCGAACGGTTGCGTGGCCGGGCTCTATGCGTTGTCACCGGTGGTCTATGACGCTTCGGTACGCGCCACCGGGGTTGGTTGGGGCATCGGCATTGGTCGGATCGGCGCAATCCTGTCGCCGACGGTGGCCGGTGTGTTGCTCGATGACGGCTGGCAACCGCTGCATTTGTATGGGGTGTTTGCCGCGGTCTTTGTCATAGCCGCGGGCTGCCTGCTGTTGCTCAAGCCCGCGCAAACACCGGTGCAGCCAATGATGGCCGGGGCTTAG
- a CDS encoding DNA-binding protein, translating to MARGGINKAVVQKARQALLARGLNPSIDAVRIELGNTGSKTTIHRYLKELNSQLPAQRASAPTLSDALTTLVEQLAEQIREEGEARIEQARSAFEAERQTLAHNASPEQREQEQRRHEGQAQLLQVELRQLQQTLIVKQDELTRLNRDNEGLLVQVRTLKDAQRTFKTQGERRQAQIQGLEVNLAQLEGSRTELEKQNQNLALSLAERVTELRQQLQLIGKLEAQLNQAEKTIERLRLLEG from the coding sequence ATGGCTCGCGGCGGCATCAACAAGGCGGTAGTGCAGAAGGCGCGTCAGGCGCTACTGGCCCGCGGCCTCAATCCGAGCATCGATGCAGTACGTATCGAACTGGGCAATACCGGTTCAAAAACCACTATTCATCGCTACCTGAAAGAGCTGAACAGTCAGCTCCCGGCACAGCGGGCCAGTGCGCCCACTCTCAGCGATGCGCTGACAACGCTGGTTGAGCAGTTGGCTGAGCAAATACGCGAAGAAGGGGAGGCACGCATCGAGCAGGCGCGTAGCGCTTTTGAGGCGGAGCGACAAACGCTGGCGCACAACGCCAGCCCTGAACAACGTGAGCAAGAGCAGCGCCGTCATGAAGGACAAGCGCAGCTACTGCAGGTCGAGTTACGTCAGTTGCAGCAAACCTTGATCGTTAAACAGGACGAGCTGACGCGCTTGAACCGTGACAACGAAGGCTTGTTGGTGCAGGTCCGCACGCTGAAGGATGCCCAGCGCACATTCAAAACTCAGGGTGAGCGCCGCCAGGCACAGATCCAAGGGCTGGAGGTGAATCTGGCGCAGCTGGAAGGTTCGCGCACTGAGCTGGAGAAACAGAACCAGAACCTGGCGCTGAGCCTGGCTGAGCGGGTGACCGAATTACGTCAGCAATTGCAACTGATCGGCAAGCTTGAGGCGCAACTGAACCAGGCAGAAAAGACCATTGAGCGGTTGCGCCTGCTTGAGGGTTAA
- a CDS encoding glycerate kinase: MKIVIAPDSFKDSLSAAGVADAIGLGLADVWPAAQLLKCPMADGGEGTMEAIIAACNGELRYQQVQGPLGEPVQAGWGWLADNHTAIIEMAQASGLQLLSLSQRDACRSSTYGTGQLISAALDAGARRIILAIGGSATNDGGSGMLRALGLRLFDALDQPLAEGGLALAQLMRLDASELDPRLLQVQLEVAADVDNPLCGCNGASAIFGPQKGASPEQVQWLDHALGHFADHCAHLLGEDVRDFPGCGAAGGMGFAAKAFMHAAFRPGIDVVAELAGLDAAVQGADLVITGEGRFDAQTLRGKTPFGVARIAKRHGVPVVVIAGTLGEGYEQLYHHGIDAAFALTSGPMSLEYACAHAAVLLQARAGDIARLWDCASKSAH; the protein is encoded by the coding sequence ATGAAAATCGTCATCGCCCCCGACTCGTTCAAGGACAGCCTCAGCGCCGCAGGCGTGGCCGATGCCATTGGCCTGGGGCTCGCTGATGTCTGGCCCGCCGCGCAACTGCTCAAGTGCCCGATGGCGGATGGTGGCGAAGGCACCATGGAGGCGATCATCGCCGCCTGTAACGGCGAGCTGCGTTATCAGCAAGTACAAGGCCCGTTAGGCGAGCCTGTGCAAGCCGGTTGGGGCTGGCTGGCCGACAATCACACGGCAATTATCGAGATGGCCCAGGCCAGCGGCCTACAGTTGCTCAGCCTCAGCCAGCGTGATGCCTGTCGCAGCAGTACCTATGGCACCGGTCAGTTGATCAGTGCCGCCCTCGATGCCGGGGCGCGGCGAATCATCCTGGCCATCGGTGGCAGCGCCACCAACGATGGCGGCAGTGGCATGCTGCGCGCGTTGGGGCTGCGCTTGTTCGATGCACTTGATCAGCCACTGGCCGAGGGTGGTTTGGCATTGGCCCAGTTGATGCGCCTGGATGCCAGTGAGCTTGATCCGCGCTTGCTCCAGGTGCAATTGGAAGTGGCTGCCGACGTCGACAATCCGCTGTGCGGCTGCAACGGTGCCTCGGCTATCTTTGGCCCTCAAAAGGGTGCCAGCCCTGAGCAGGTGCAGTGGCTGGACCACGCCTTGGGGCATTTTGCTGACCATTGCGCGCACTTGCTGGGTGAGGACGTGCGCGACTTTCCAGGCTGCGGCGCGGCCGGCGGCATGGGCTTTGCGGCCAAGGCCTTCATGCACGCGGCTTTTCGGCCGGGTATCGACGTGGTGGCGGAACTGGCCGGGCTCGACGCAGCGGTGCAGGGTGCTGACCTGGTCATTACCGGCGAAGGTCGCTTCGATGCGCAAACCTTGCGCGGCAAGACCCCGTTTGGCGTCGCTCGCATCGCCAAGCGTCATGGTGTGCCAGTGGTGGTGATTGCCGGGACACTGGGGGAGGGCTATGAGCAGCTGTACCATCATGGTATCGATGCCGCATTTGCGCTGACAAGTGGGCCGATGAGCCTTGAGTACGCCTGCGCCCATGCTGCGGTACTGCTGCAGGCGCGGGCTGGCGACATCGCTCGACTTTGGGATTGTGCCAGCAAATCAGCTCATTGA
- a CDS encoding sugar diacid recognition domain-containing protein, whose amino-acid sequence MFELDHDLAQDIVDRAMAILPCNVNVMDSQGLILGSGEPERINTRHEGAQLVLANGRIVELDVDAAKCLKGVQPGVNLPLMLDGRLIGVLGLTGEPQQLRTYAELVRMTAEMLLAQRHLQVEQQWRRQRCDDLLALLLGGSGDSPRLVDEARQLGLKPQLPRVPCLFELDAGSTAETLASWLMSRYPDSWCVSPARQSLLWCRPASVTLDEPRLLEKLQRHAWQVQRLASGSPAQSLEQLRRGYRRVRDLLAYGREVLPAEQILTLSRYRLPALLWRHRNDDALDELLEPLQRIRGKDNSGQLLATLRAWCAHDGQSQACADALGIHRNSLRYRLERIAELSEVDPLRLDGILSLYLGLQLLPADA is encoded by the coding sequence ATGTTCGAACTGGACCATGACCTGGCGCAAGATATCGTCGATCGCGCGATGGCCATTTTGCCCTGCAACGTCAACGTCATGGACAGCCAGGGGCTGATCCTTGGTAGCGGTGAACCGGAGCGCATCAATACTCGTCACGAAGGCGCCCAGTTGGTGTTAGCCAATGGCCGGATCGTCGAATTGGATGTTGATGCAGCCAAGTGCCTGAAAGGGGTACAGCCGGGCGTCAACTTGCCGCTGATGCTCGACGGACGCTTGATCGGCGTACTGGGCCTGACGGGCGAGCCACAACAGTTGCGCACCTACGCCGAGCTGGTGCGCATGACCGCCGAAATGCTCCTGGCCCAGCGCCATCTACAGGTCGAGCAGCAATGGCGACGGCAGCGCTGCGATGACCTGTTGGCCTTATTGCTCGGCGGTTCAGGGGATTCGCCGCGCTTGGTTGATGAAGCCCGGCAGTTGGGGCTCAAACCCCAGTTGCCGCGGGTGCCTTGCCTGTTTGAACTGGATGCCGGATCTACCGCCGAGACCTTGGCCAGTTGGCTGATGAGCCGTTATCCGGACAGTTGGTGTGTCAGCCCCGCGCGTCAATCGCTGCTCTGGTGTCGCCCGGCCAGCGTTACTCTGGATGAGCCGCGCCTGCTGGAGAAGCTCCAGCGCCATGCCTGGCAGGTGCAACGCTTGGCCAGCGGCTCGCCCGCACAGAGCCTTGAACAGTTGCGCCGTGGCTATCGCCGGGTGCGTGATTTGCTCGCCTACGGACGTGAAGTGCTGCCAGCCGAACAGATCCTTACCTTGAGCCGCTACCGCCTGCCGGCGCTGCTCTGGCGTCACCGCAACGATGACGCCCTGGACGAGTTGCTCGAACCGTTGCAGCGCATTCGCGGCAAAGACAATAGCGGTCAGCTGTTGGCTACCTTGCGCGCCTGGTGTGCCCACGATGGCCAGAGCCAGGCCTGCGCCGACGCGCTGGGCATCCACCGCAACAGTCTGCGTTACCGCCTGGAGCGCATTGCCGAACTCAGTGAAGTCGATCCCTTGCGCCTGGACGGCATACTGAGCCTGTATCTGGGTTTGCAATTGCTGCCTGCCGACGCCTGA
- a CDS encoding MFS transporter produces MSYSPAPDQGQDDTRNALYRRITLRLIPFIFICYLFNYLDRVNVGFAKLQMLDALKFSETIYGLGAGIFFIGYVLCGLPSNLALNRFGPRRWIALMMIAWGALSTCLLFVTTPMEFYVLRLFTGAAEAGFFPGIVLYLSRWFPATRRGRIMALFMSAIPVSGLLGGPFSGWILNHFAAGQHGLAGWQWMFLIQGLPTVLLGFLAIFLLSDGYATAKWLSPAEREMIKHDLAVDAANKPVTASDSLLSVFTNPMIWTFGFVYFCIQSGVYAINFWLPSIIKSLGFSDALLIGWLSAIPYLLAGVFMLLVGRSADLRNERRWHLVVPMLMGAVGLLIAVNFAHNPVIAIIGLSIATMGALTGLPMFWPMPTALLSAGTAVAGLAIINSVGQMAGFLSPYLVGFIKDQTGSTDAALYSLAALIVVGSLVALRVSRVRSGALVGEQVN; encoded by the coding sequence ATGTCATACAGCCCTGCCCCTGACCAAGGCCAAGACGACACCCGCAACGCGCTGTATCGGCGCATCACCCTGCGGCTGATTCCCTTCATTTTCATCTGCTACCTGTTCAACTACCTGGACCGGGTCAACGTTGGCTTTGCCAAGTTGCAGATGCTCGACGCACTGAAATTCAGCGAAACCATCTACGGCCTCGGTGCCGGGATCTTCTTCATTGGCTATGTGCTGTGTGGCCTGCCCAGTAACCTGGCCCTCAACCGCTTCGGCCCGCGTCGCTGGATCGCGCTGATGATGATTGCCTGGGGCGCGTTGTCGACGTGCCTGCTGTTTGTCACCACGCCGATGGAGTTCTATGTGCTGCGCCTGTTCACCGGTGCGGCTGAAGCAGGCTTCTTTCCCGGTATCGTGTTGTACCTCTCGCGCTGGTTCCCGGCGACCCGGCGTGGACGGATCATGGCCTTGTTCATGTCGGCTATTCCGGTATCGGGTCTACTGGGCGGACCGTTCTCCGGATGGATCCTCAACCACTTTGCGGCAGGCCAGCATGGCTTGGCCGGCTGGCAGTGGATGTTCCTGATTCAGGGCCTGCCGACTGTATTACTCGGTTTCCTCGCCATTTTCCTGCTCAGTGACGGCTATGCCACAGCCAAATGGCTGAGCCCCGCCGAGCGTGAGATGATCAAGCATGACCTGGCGGTCGATGCAGCCAACAAGCCGGTCACGGCCAGTGACAGCCTGCTGTCGGTATTCACCAATCCAATGATCTGGACCTTTGGCTTTGTCTACTTCTGTATCCAGAGTGGTGTTTACGCGATCAACTTCTGGTTACCGTCGATTATCAAAAGCCTGGGCTTCAGTGATGCGTTGCTGATTGGCTGGCTGAGCGCGATCCCTTATTTGCTCGCAGGTGTGTTCATGTTGCTGGTAGGCCGCTCGGCGGACCTGCGCAACGAACGGCGCTGGCACCTTGTGGTGCCGATGCTGATGGGTGCAGTAGGCCTGTTGATTGCAGTCAACTTCGCCCACAACCCGGTCATTGCCATTATTGGTCTGAGCATCGCCACCATGGGCGCCCTCACCGGCCTGCCGATGTTCTGGCCGATGCCCACCGCCCTGCTCAGCGCCGGTACGGCCGTCGCGGGCCTGGCGATCATCAACTCGGTCGGGCAGATGGCCGGCTTTCTCAGCCCCTACCTGGTGGGTTTCATCAAGGACCAGACCGGGTCAACCGATGCGGCGCTGTATTCGCTGGCGGCGTTGATTGTGGTCGGCAGCCTGGTGGCTTTGCGGGTATCGCGGGTGCGGTCCGGCGCGTTGGTGGGTGAGCAAGTGAACTAA
- a CDS encoding aldo/keto reductase yields MIYRPLGRSGLQVSALTLGSMMFGEATSAEDSLRIIDKAWDQGINFIDTADVYNAGRSEEIVGEAIARNRHDWILASKVGFGPADGVPNRSGLSRKHIFNAIDASLTRLGSDYLDIYYLHREDHSTPLEVTVAAMGDLLRQGKIRHWGVSNFRGWRIAEICNLAERMGVPKPVVSQPLYNIVNRQAEPEQFHAAAHHGLGIVPFSPLARGVLSGKYAPNATPDAGSRAGRQDKRILETEWRPESLAIAQKIHAYTQDKGVGMVEFAIAWVLNNQLVSSAIVGPRTEAQWDTYSGALQVKISADDEAFIDSLVTAGHASTHGYNDVAHFVSGRLPR; encoded by the coding sequence ATGATCTACCGTCCACTGGGCCGCAGCGGCCTGCAAGTGTCCGCCCTGACCCTGGGCAGCATGATGTTCGGCGAGGCAACCAGCGCCGAAGACTCACTGCGCATTATCGACAAAGCCTGGGACCAGGGCATCAACTTCATCGACACTGCTGACGTGTACAACGCCGGACGCAGTGAAGAGATCGTAGGTGAAGCCATTGCCCGCAATCGCCATGACTGGATCCTGGCCAGCAAGGTCGGCTTTGGCCCGGCCGATGGCGTTCCGAACCGCAGCGGTTTGAGCCGCAAGCACATCTTCAACGCCATCGACGCCAGCCTGACGCGCCTGGGCAGCGATTACCTGGACATCTATTACCTGCACCGCGAAGACCACAGCACACCACTGGAGGTCACTGTTGCCGCGATGGGCGACCTGCTGCGCCAGGGCAAGATTCGTCATTGGGGCGTGTCCAACTTCCGGGGCTGGCGCATCGCCGAGATCTGCAACCTGGCCGAACGCATGGGTGTGCCAAAACCTGTGGTCAGCCAGCCGCTGTACAACATCGTCAACCGCCAGGCCGAGCCCGAACAGTTTCATGCCGCCGCCCATCACGGCTTGGGCATCGTGCCCTTCAGCCCGTTGGCCCGCGGTGTGCTCAGCGGCAAGTACGCGCCCAATGCGACACCGGATGCCGGCAGCCGCGCTGGGCGCCAGGACAAGCGCATCCTGGAAACCGAGTGGCGCCCCGAGTCGCTGGCCATTGCCCAAAAGATCCACGCGTACACCCAGGACAAGGGCGTGGGCATGGTTGAGTTCGCCATTGCCTGGGTACTCAACAATCAGCTGGTCAGCTCTGCCATCGTCGGACCGCGCACCGAGGCCCAGTGGGATACCTACAGTGGCGCACTGCAGGTAAAGATCAGCGCTGACGATGAAGCCTTCATCGACTCACTGGTAACAGCGGGGCACGCCTCCACCCACGGTTACAACGATGTCGCGCATTTTGTCAGCGGACGCCTGCCACGGTAG
- a CDS encoding enoyl-CoA hydratase/isomerase family protein: MTAHVQTPTAAPILAQVRNHIGHLTLNRPAGLNALTLDMVRSLQQQLNAWAVDDQVHAVVLRGEGPKGFCAGGDIRSLYDSYKAGDSLHRDFFVEEYALDLCIHHYRKPILALMDGFTLGGGMGLAQGAELRVVTERSRLAMPEVGIGYFPDVGGSYFLSRVPGELGTYLGVTGVQVQAADALYCGLADWYLDSSKLALLDERLDSLTFGAHPLKDLQGVLAKLGTQVLDDAPLAKLRPAIDHFFALPEVSSIVEQLRAVTVADSHEWAVKAAELMETRSPLAMAVTLEMLRRGRHLSLEDCFKMELHLDRQWFEHGDLIEGVRALIIDKDKQPRWNPATLAGLSRSRVDQFFEGL; the protein is encoded by the coding sequence ATGACCGCGCACGTTCAAACGCCGACTGCGGCGCCGATTCTGGCCCAGGTTCGCAACCATATCGGTCACTTGACCCTCAACCGCCCAGCTGGCCTCAACGCCCTGACCCTGGACATGGTTCGCAGCCTTCAGCAGCAGCTCAACGCCTGGGCGGTTGATGATCAAGTACATGCCGTGGTGCTGCGCGGCGAAGGCCCGAAAGGCTTCTGTGCCGGCGGCGACATCCGTTCGCTTTACGACAGCTACAAAGCCGGTGACAGCCTGCACCGCGATTTCTTCGTCGAGGAGTACGCCCTCGACTTGTGCATCCACCATTACCGCAAGCCGATTCTGGCGCTGATGGACGGCTTTACCCTGGGTGGCGGCATGGGCCTGGCCCAGGGTGCGGAGCTGCGGGTGGTCACCGAGCGCAGCCGCCTGGCCATGCCGGAAGTGGGCATCGGTTACTTCCCGGATGTCGGCGGCAGCTATTTCCTCTCTCGCGTGCCTGGCGAGCTGGGCACCTATCTGGGCGTGACTGGCGTACAGGTTCAGGCCGCTGATGCGCTGTACTGCGGCCTGGCCGACTGGTACCTGGACAGCAGCAAACTGGCCCTGCTCGACGAGCGCCTCGATAGCCTGACATTCGGTGCACACCCGCTCAAGGACCTGCAAGGCGTACTGGCCAAACTGGGCACCCAAGTACTGGACGACGCGCCCCTGGCCAAACTGCGCCCGGCCATCGATCACTTCTTTGCCCTGCCTGAGGTCAGCAGTATCGTGGAACAACTGCGCGCGGTGACCGTCGCCGACAGCCATGAATGGGCAGTGAAAGCCGCCGAGCTGATGGAAACCCGCTCGCCCTTGGCAATGGCCGTGACCCTGGAGATGCTCCGTCGTGGCCGACACTTGAGCCTGGAAGACTGCTTCAAGATGGAACTGCACCTGGACCGGCAATGGTTCGAGCACGGTGACCTGATCGAAGGCGTGCGCGCGCTGATCATCGACAAGGACAAGCAGCCACGCTGGAACCCCGCGACCCTCGCCGGCCTGAGCCGTTCACGCGTGGATCAATTCTTCGAAGGCCTATGA